In Silene latifolia isolate original U9 population chromosome 3, ASM4854445v1, whole genome shotgun sequence, a single window of DNA contains:
- the LOC141648852 gene encoding protein FAR1-RELATED SEQUENCE 5-like, producing MRAQVINDGDGIDYSDHFTTTRFFASSIEAFNWAYEIGLQLGFGIKKASNKKVGRNTNLRQRYFVCRMGGKGPVNKDADSLMRGNTATAWCNCKFSMKVVELEENKWQLVMRSGFHNHGLTLYCDGDRYFAKLDDEELAFIDAQVRAHVRPAIISAGLHQRNPEKSRPNRRQIYNRSQKVRAEERDGRNPAQQMLALAVQHKYVHYWIDSTYKTNEYRLPLVEMVGVTPVGKSFVIAFALVTHESEEKYLWVLRKSKAPLNDAVQPNAIVAIAREDSWAKHVTYNLFTAVVEAETEEKFNVAWAKLAREWAGVAAYIERQWFPHLEKWAKYRTNKITHFGNTSTSQVESAHANLKRWLNSAKPALD from the exons ATGCGTGCACAGGTGATTAACGATGGAGACGGTATTGATTACTCAGATCATTTTACGACAACCAGATTTTTTGCATCTAGTATTGAAGCGTTTAATTGGGCATATGAGATCGGGCTCCAactcgggtttggtataaaaaAAGCAAGCAACAAGAAAGTTGGTCGTAACACGAATTTGAGACAACGTTATTTTGTTTGTCGGATGGGTGGAAAAGGTCCCGTAAATAAGGATGCCGATTCTTTAATGAGGGGTAATACCGCTACCGCGTGGTGCAATTGCAAATTTTCAATGAAAGTTGTTGAATTAGAAGAGAATAAGTGGCAGCTTGTGATGAGATCCGGGTTTCATAATCATGGTTtaacgttgtattgtgacggcgacaGATACTTTGCAAAGCTTGATGACGAGGAGTTGGCTTTTATCGATGCCCAAGTTAGAGCTCACGTTAGGCCGGCAATTATTAGTGCGGGTTTGCATCAGCGGAATCCGGAAAAGTCAAGACCTAATCGGCGACAAATCTACAATCGTTCTCAGAAAGTAAGGGCCGAGGAAAGAGATGGGAGAAACCCGGCACAACAGATGTTAGCACTTGCGGTTCAGCATAAGTACGTTCATTATTGG ATCGATTCCACGTACAAGACAAATGAataccgtcttccgcttgttgaGATGGTTGGAGTCACACCCGTCGGGAAGAGCTTTGTCATCGCGTTTGCTCTTGTGACGCATGAGTCCGAGGAGAAATATCTGTGGGTACTACGGAAATCGAAGGCCCCGCTCAATGATGCCGTTCAACCTAATGCTATTGTTGCGATTGCGAGGGAG GATAGTTGGGCTAAGCACGTAACTTATAACTTGTTTACTGCGGTTGTCGAGGCGGAGACCGAAGAAAAGTTTAATGTTGCGTGGGCCAAATTGGCAAGGGAATGGGCGGGAGTGGCGGCTTATATtgagaggcaatggttcccgcactTGGAAAAATGGGCCAAGTATAGAACGAACAAGATAACTCATTTTGGGAATACTTCTACATCCCAGGTTGAGTCGGCTCATGCGAATTTGAAGAGATGGCTGAATAGCGCGAAACCGGCGCTTGATTGA